In Mucilaginibacter sp. KACC 22063, the genomic stretch ACGCCCGGGAGCAGAGGATATTTCTGTTCAGGAAGAAATGGACCGGCTGCTACCCGTTGTAGAAGCCATAAGCACAGCACTGCCCGATGCCATTTTATCAATAGATACCTTTCGTTCGGCGGTCGCCGAAGCAGCAATTAAAGCCGGTGCGCATATCATTAATGATATTGGCGGCGGCACTTTAGACGAGCAAATGTTTGCCACCGTTGCCCGCCTACAGGTGCCTTACATTTTGATGCACATGAAAGGCACGCCACAAAACATGGTGCAGCATGCACAATACGAAGATGTGTTCCAGGAAGTATTTAATGATCTTGAAGCAAAATATTTCCAATTGAAAAAGCTGGGCTTACATGATGTGATATTGGATCCCGGTTTCGGTTTTGCAAAAAAGGCTGAGCATAGCTATGCCTTGCTTAACCGACTGCAAGACTTTAATATCCTTGGGCTTCCTGTTCTGGTGGGTGTATCGCGCAAGCGCATGATCTACAACCTTACGGGCGGCGCAGCAGCCGATGCGCTTAACGGAACCACAGTAGTTAATACCATAGCACTGATGAAAGGCGCAAACATTTTAAGAGTACATGATGTAAAAGAAGCTATAGAGGCTGTTAATATTACAGCAACAATAGGATAATAAATTCTTTACATTATGGACTATTTACTTTATCAAATCTTCGGTGAAGGAAAAGACCTGAATACCTTGCAAATGTGCAGCCGTGCATTTGTAGTCTTCTTTATTGCTTTAGTGCTGGTCCGTATATCCGGCCGCCGAACGTTCGGTAAGCGTTCGGCATTTGACAACACGCTCGCTATTATACTTGGCGCTATATTAAGCCGTGCCATTGTAGGCGCATCGCCATTTATACCCACCGTTGCGGCAAGCCTGATGCTGGTAGGCATACATCGGCTATTAGCCTGGTTAAGTATTAAAAGTAGTTTTATTAGCAGAATGATAAAAGGGAATGCCATACCGCTTTACAAGGATGGTAAGCTTGACCATGTACACCTCACCAGAAGCCTGATGAGCGAGGATGACCTATTAAGCGATGTTCGGCATATTGGCAATGTGAACCGCCTGGAAGATGTGAACGAAATTTATATGGAAACCAGCGGCGAGGTAAGCGTAATTAAGAAGACCAAAGATTGATCTACCAATTTTTGTTGAGCATAGCTACTATATTTAAAAGATCGCGGCGGTCCTGTTTAGGTTCACAATATTTAACTTAATAGTCGGAAGCATGGTAATATAAATGCCGCGGCTTTCCGGCAAGTTAATCAATTCATGTATTGAAGTATGCTGTCTACATACTCGCGGTTATTGGCCAGGCGGGGTACCTTATGCTGGCCGCCAATTTTCCCTCTTTGTTTCATCCATTTAAAAAAGGTACCCTGCGGTGCCATGTGTACAACCGGCTTTACCAAGGCCATATCTTTAAACCGCTTGGCATCGTAGTCAGAGTTGATTCTTCGCAGCGTCTCGTCAAGCAGGTCAACAAAACGGTCAAACTCGGCAGGTTTTTGCTCAAACTCAATGATCCATTCGTGGCCTCCTGCCTTATTATCCGAGAAATAAACCGGGCCGGCGGTATATTCTGTTACTATGGCACCGGTTTGGCGGCAAGCTTCGTCCAATGCACGTTCGGCATTGTCAACAATTACTTCTTCGCCAAAGGCATTAATAAAATGACGTGTACGGCCTGTAATCTGTATACGGAACGGCGAAAGCGAGGTAAAGCGAATGGTATCACCGATCATATATCGCCATAAACCGGCATTTGTAGTAATGATCAATGCATAATTTTTATCCAGCTCCACTTCATCCAGTGTCAGCGTTTTGGGGTTTTCTTCGCCGATCTGGTCTAAAGGCAAGAACTCATAAAATATGCCATAATCCAGCATCAGCAGCATTTCACCGGGCTGCTCCATATCCTGTATCCCAAAAAAGCCTTCTGTCGCGTTGTAGGTTTCCAGGTAATACATCTCATCATTCGGGATCAGTTTTTTAAACTGCTCGCGGTATGGTGTAAAGTTAACTGCACCATGAAAGTAAAGCTCCAGGTTAGGCCAAACTTCAATCAGGTTACTTTTACCTGTAATTTCGAGTATCCGTTTGAAGAGCAGGATATTCCAGGTTGGCACACCGCTGATGCCGGTAACATTAACATCTTTGGTGGCAAAGGCCATCTTCTCTATCTTTTCCTCAAAGTTCTCGAGCAGGGCAATGTCCAGATCCGGCGTGCGGTAAAACTCGGCCCAAATGGGCAGGTTTTTCATAATCACGGCAGAAAGGTCGCCGAAAAAGGTATCTGTATTCAGCTGGCTTACCTGGTGGCTGCCACCCAACGTTAAACTTTTACCGGTAAATAAACGTGCATCAGGGCGGTTATTGCAATAAAGCGTAAGCATATCCTTACCGCCCTTAAAGTGGCACTCTTCCAGCGCTTCTTCGCTAACGGGGATAAACTTACTACGATCATTGGTTGTACCTGACGACTTAGCAAACCATTTAATTTCTGACGGCCACAGTACGTTTTGTTCGCCGTGCAGCATACGCTCAATGTAAGGTTTCAGCGTATCATAAGTTTGTATAGGTACCCGCTCCTTAAACTGATTAAGGTTGGAGATACTTTTGTAATGATATTTTCGCCCCCATTCCGTGTTCTCCGCACCTGAAATCAGTTGCTCAAACCACTCTTCCTGAACCTCATAGGGGTATTTCATAAAAAGCTCTATCTGATGCATACGCTTTTTCATGAACCAGGTGAACATCGAGTTAATAAAGGTCATGGGCAGGGTGCAGTTTAAGCAAAGGTTTTTCTTTTAAGCACGAAGTTAGCACCCAGGTATACCTTACGCACCATTTCATTTGCTGCAAGTACTTCTGGTACGCCCGACTCTAATATCTTACCCTCAAACAACAAATAAGCACGGTCTGTAATAGAAAGCGTTTCCTGTACGTTGTGGTCGGTGATAAGTATACCAATATTGCGGTGCCTAAGTTTGGCTACCATGCTCTGGATCTCTTCTACCGCAATAGGGTCTACACCGGCAAAAGGTTCATCCAATAAAATAAAGTTTGGCTCTGCAGCAAGGGCACGGGCAATTTCGGTACGGCGGCGTTCGCCACCAGATAACAAGTCGCCCCGGTTTTTACGCACCTTATGCAAGCTAAACTCGTCTATCAGTTCTTCCAGCTTTTCTTCCTGCCTTACCTTATCCATCTTACCCATTTCCAATACGGCTTTGATGTTATCTTCTACAGATAACTTGCGGAATACAGAGGCTTCCTGGGCAAGATAACCTATACCTTTTTGGGCACGGCGGTACATCGGGTCGCCGGTGATGTTTTCTTCATCTAAAAAGATGCGCCCCTCATTGGGCTTAATCAACCCTACGATCATGTAAAACGATGTGGTTTTACCGGCGCCATTAGGGCCAAGCAATCCCACAATTTCGCCTTGCGAAACATCAAATGATACATCGTTTACAACAGTACGCTGTTTGTATTTTTTTATAAGGTGCTCGGCACGTAATCTCATAATTAGTTTACAGACCCGGCAGAAAGCCTGATCCCTTTTATATTTAATTGTATAGAACGTTTATCGCGCCATACATGTTCTTCAATACAGTAACAAATATCAAAAGAAATATTGTTTTTCAGTTGCGGTAACCAGGCCGCCTGGCTAAAGGCAATACAATCAAAGGCCGCCGAGCCATCTTGCATCACATTCATCTTCAAATGATCTACACCTACAATAGCAGGTTGCCCACAAAGCTTTACGTTCCTGCTTAAAAATACAGGCGTCATATTTTCAGGACCGAAAGGACCGTACTGGCTTAGTATTCTGAAAAATTTGCTATCGATCTGGTCAAGCTTTATCTCGGCATCAATCCTTATTTCCTGTATTAACTGGTCGGGCGTAATGGTTTGGCTAACCACTTCCTCAAAGCGATCCATAAAGGCATCCACATTTTCAGGGTGCATAGTTAAACCAGCGGCGTATTTATGCCCGCCATATTGTATCAGCAGGTCGCTGCAACCGCTCAAGGCCTCATACAGGTCAAAGCCCAAAACAGAACGTGCCGAACCTGCAATATGCCCATTTGAGTGTGTCAGCACCACCGTAGGGCGATAGTACTTCTCTGTAAGCCGTGAAGCCACAATACCAATTACCCCTTTGTGCCATTTCTCGTTAAATACTACCGTCGATTTGCGGTTCACCAATATTTCGTCGGATTTAATGATACTCAACGCCTCGTCCGTAATTGACAGATCGTGCCCTTTACGCTCCAGGTTTTGGGTATTAATAAGCAGGCCTTTTTCCTGCGCTGCTTCAAAATTACTTGCTATCAGTAATTCTACAGCATGCTTTGCATCGTCAATTCGGCCGGCAGCATTAATGCGCGGCCCTAAAAAGAAAACGATAT encodes the following:
- a CDS encoding DUF421 domain-containing protein, with product MDYLLYQIFGEGKDLNTLQMCSRAFVVFFIALVLVRISGRRTFGKRSAFDNTLAIILGAILSRAIVGASPFIPTVAASLMLVGIHRLLAWLSIKSSFISRMIKGNAIPLYKDGKLDHVHLTRSLMSEDDLLSDVRHIGNVNRLEDVNEIYMETSGEVSVIKKTKD
- the lptB gene encoding LPS export ABC transporter ATP-binding protein, with translation MRLRAEHLIKKYKQRTVVNDVSFDVSQGEIVGLLGPNGAGKTTSFYMIVGLIKPNEGRIFLDEENITGDPMYRRAQKGIGYLAQEASVFRKLSVEDNIKAVLEMGKMDKVRQEEKLEELIDEFSLHKVRKNRGDLLSGGERRRTEIARALAAEPNFILLDEPFAGVDPIAVEEIQSMVAKLRHRNIGILITDHNVQETLSITDRAYLLFEGKILESGVPEVLAANEMVRKVYLGANFVLKRKTFA
- a CDS encoding GH3 auxin-responsive promoter family protein gives rise to the protein MTFINSMFTWFMKKRMHQIELFMKYPYEVQEEWFEQLISGAENTEWGRKYHYKSISNLNQFKERVPIQTYDTLKPYIERMLHGEQNVLWPSEIKWFAKSSGTTNDRSKFIPVSEEALEECHFKGGKDMLTLYCNNRPDARLFTGKSLTLGGSHQVSQLNTDTFFGDLSAVIMKNLPIWAEFYRTPDLDIALLENFEEKIEKMAFATKDVNVTGISGVPTWNILLFKRILEITGKSNLIEVWPNLELYFHGAVNFTPYREQFKKLIPNDEMYYLETYNATEGFFGIQDMEQPGEMLLMLDYGIFYEFLPLDQIGEENPKTLTLDEVELDKNYALIITTNAGLWRYMIGDTIRFTSLSPFRIQITGRTRHFINAFGEEVIVDNAERALDEACRQTGAIVTEYTAGPVYFSDNKAGGHEWIIEFEQKPAEFDRFVDLLDETLRRINSDYDAKRFKDMALVKPVVHMAPQGTFFKWMKQRGKIGGQHKVPRLANNREYVDSILQYMN
- the folP gene encoding dihydropteroate synthase; its protein translation is MVKDTVFHKKTTLNAGGKLIDLSTPKVMGIINLTPDSFYSESRKPATDDAVKQAEQMISKGATFFDLGAYSSRPGAEDISVQEEMDRLLPVVEAISTALPDAILSIDTFRSAVAEAAIKAGAHIINDIGGGTLDEQMFATVARLQVPYILMHMKGTPQNMVQHAQYEDVFQEVFNDLEAKYFQLKKLGLHDVILDPGFGFAKKAEHSYALLNRLQDFNILGLPVLVGVSRKRMIYNLTGGAAADALNGTTVVNTIALMKGANILRVHDVKEAIEAVNITATIG
- the recJ gene encoding single-stranded-DNA-specific exonuclease RecJ codes for the protein MQKRWAVREMPDNDSVKKLAAELNIDPVLSALLLHRGITTFDEARYFFRPDIRHLHDPFLMAGMEKAIARIEQAIISNEKVMIYGDYDVDGTTAVSVVYSFFKSYIRNIEYYIPNRYTEGYGISTQGIDYAATNGFSLIVALDCGIKSVDKVAYANELGIDFIICDHHLPGEQLPDAVAILDPKQLHCEYPYKELSGCGIGFKLIQAFAEKNNIPFEQVSRYLDLVAISVACDIVHITGENRVLAHYGLQKINSNPCTGVKALMDVAGKKERLTISDIVFFLGPRINAAGRIDDAKHAVELLIASNFEAAQEKGLLINTQNLERKGHDLSITDEALSIIKSDEILVNRKSTVVFNEKWHKGVIGIVASRLTEKYYRPTVVLTHSNGHIAGSARSVLGFDLYEALSGCSDLLIQYGGHKYAAGLTMHPENVDAFMDRFEEVVSQTITPDQLIQEIRIDAEIKLDQIDSKFFRILSQYGPFGPENMTPVFLSRNVKLCGQPAIVGVDHLKMNVMQDGSAAFDCIAFSQAAWLPQLKNNISFDICYCIEEHVWRDKRSIQLNIKGIRLSAGSVN